The proteins below come from a single Balaenoptera ricei isolate mBalRic1 chromosome 17, mBalRic1.hap2, whole genome shotgun sequence genomic window:
- the LOC132351623 gene encoding LOW QUALITY PROTEIN: nudC domain-containing protein 1-like (The sequence of the model RefSeq protein was modified relative to this genomic sequence to represent the inferred CDS: substituted 1 base at 1 genomic stop codon): MEVAANCSLRVKRPLLDPRFEGYKLSLEPLPCYQLELDTAVAEVKLRDDQYTLEHMHAFGMYNYLHCDSWYQDSVYYVDNLGRIMNLTVMLDTALGKPREVFRLPTDLIAYDDRLCASIHFTSSTWVTLSDGTGRLYLIGTGERGNSASEKWEIMFNEELGNPFIIIHSISLLKAEEHSIATLLLRIEREELDMKGSGFYVSLEWVTISKKNKDKRKYEITKRNILHGKSVPHYAAIEPDGNGLMIVSYKSFTFVQVGQNLEESKDEDMSEKIKEPLYYWQQTEDDLTVTVSLPEDCTKEDIQIQFLPDHVNVVLKGQRFLEGNLYSSIDHESSTWIIKENNSLESSLIKKNEGLAWPELVVGDKQGEFIRDSAQXAAIAERLMHLTSDELNPNPDKGKPPCNAQELEECDIFFEESSSLCRFDGSTLKTTHVVNLGSNQYLFSVIVDPKEMPCFCLRHDVDALLWQPHSSNQDDMWEHIATFNALGYVQASKRDKKFFACAPNYSYAALCECLRRVFIYRQPTPMSTVLYNRKEGRRVGQVAKQQVASLETSDPILGFQATNERLFVLTTKNLFLIKVNTEN; the protein is encoded by the coding sequence aTGGAGGTGGCCGCTAATTGCTCCCTGCGGGTGAAGAGACCTCTGTTGGATCCCCGCTTCGAGGGTTATAAGCTCTCCCTCGAGCCGCTGCCCTGTTACCAGCTGGAGCTTGACACAGCTGTGGCAGAAGTAAAACTTCGAGATGATCAGTATACACTGGAACACATGCATGCTTTTGGAATGTATAATTACCTACACTGTGATTCATGGTATCAAGACAGTGTCTACTACGTTGATAACCTTGGAAGAATTATGAATTTAACAGTGATGCTGGACACTGCCTTAGGAAAACCACGAGAGGTGTTTCGACTTCCTACAGATTTGATAGCATATGACGATCGCCTTTGTGCATCCATCCATTTCACATCTTCTACTTGGGTTACCTTGTCAGATGGAACTGGAAGATTGTATCTCATTGGAACGGGTGAACGTGGAAATAGTGCTTCTGAAAAATGGGAGATTATGTTTAATGAAGAGCTTGGAAATCCTTTTATCATAATTCACAGTATCTCATTGCTGAAAGCTGAAGAACATTCGATAGCTACCCTGCTTCTTCGAATAGAGAGAGAGGAATTGGATATGAAAGGAAGTGGTTTCTATGTTTCCTTGGAGTGGGTCACtattagtaagaaaaataaagataaaagaaaatatgaaattactAAGCGTAATATTCTCCATGGAAAGTCAGTGCCCCACTATGCCGCTATTGAGCCTGATGGGAATGGTCTAATGATTGTCTCTTACAAGTCCTTTACATTTGTTCAAGTTGGTCAAAATCTTGAAGAAAGTAAGGATGAAGACATGTCAGAGAAAATCAAAGAACCTCTGTATTACTGGCAACAAACTGAAGATGATTTGACAGTAACAGTATCGCTTCCAGAAGACTGTACTAAGGAAGACATTCAAATACAGTTTTTGCCTGATCATGTCAACGTTGTGCTGAAGGGTCAGAGGTTTTTGGAAGGAAATCTCTATTCATCTATTGATCATGAAAGCAGTACATGGATAATTAAAGAGAATAATAGCTTGGAGAGTTCCttgattaaaaagaatgaaggactGGCATGGCCAGAGCTAGTGGTCGGTGATAAACAGGGGGAATTTATTAGAGACTCAGCCCAATGAGCTGCAATAGCTGAACGTTTGATGCATTTGACCTCTGATGAACTGAATCCAAATCCAGATAAAGGTAAACCTCCTTGTAATGCTCAAGAGTTAGAAGAATGTGATATTTTCTTTGAAGAGAGCTCCAGTTTATGCAGATTTGATGGCAGTACATTAAAAACTACTCATGTGGTGAATCTTGGAAGCAACCAGTACCTTTTCTCTGTCATAGTGGATCCTAAAGAAATGCCCTGCTTCTGTTTGCGCCATGACGTTGATGCACTTCTCTGGCAACCACACTCCAGCAACCAAGACGATATGTGGGAGCATATCGCAACTTTCAATGCTTTAGGCTACGTCCAAGCATCAAAGAGAGACAAAAAATTTTTTGCCTGTGCTCCAAATTACTCTTATGCAGCCCTTTGCGAGTGCCTTCGACGAGTTTTCATCTATCGTCAGCCCACTCCCATGTCCACCGTACTTTACAATAGGAAGGAAGGCAGGCGAGTAGGGCAGGTTGCTAAGCAGCAGGTAGCAAGCCTAGAAACCAGTGATCCTATTTTAGGCTTTCAAGCAACAAATGAGAGATTGTTTGTTCTCACTACCAAAAACCTCTTTTTAATAAAGGTAAATACAGAGAATTAA